One region of Pan paniscus chromosome 5, NHGRI_mPanPan1-v2.0_pri, whole genome shotgun sequence genomic DNA includes:
- the SF3B5 gene encoding splicing factor 3B subunit 5, translating to MTDRYTIHSQLEHLQSKYIGTGHADTTKWEWLVNQHRDSYCSYMGHFDLLNYFAIAENESKARVRFNLMEKMLQPCGPPADKPEEN from the coding sequence ATGACTGACCGCTACACCATCCATAGCCAGCTGGAGCACCTGCAGTCCAAGTACATCGGCACGGGCCACGCCGACACCACCAAGTGGGAGTGGCTGGTGAACCAACACCGCGACTCGTACTGCTCCTACATGGGCCACTTCGACCTTCTCAACTACTTCGCCATTGCGGAGAATGAGAGCAAAGCGCGAGTCCGCTTCAACTTGATGGAAAAGATGCTTCAGCCTTGTGGGCCGCCAGCCGACAAGCCCGAGGAGAACTGA